The bacterium genome includes a window with the following:
- a CDS encoding class I SAM-dependent methyltransferase has product MRETPDIETASDGYAGRFSGPVGAWLLSVQERAVRELLGPAAGRTLLDVGGGHAQLAGPLARAGWGVTVQGSDLSCARRLASSGGAGAVPFVASDILALPFADGAFDCIVSVRLLSHLERWPALVAEMCRVAREAVVVDYPTTESVNRVAPALFGAKKKLEGNTRTFTLFTHRQVAAAFAASGFAPAGRTGQFFLPMVLHRALRCRPCSAALEAACRGLGLTARWGSPVIARFERSGRAG; this is encoded by the coding sequence GTGAGGGAGACGCCGGACATCGAGACCGCCTCCGACGGCTACGCCGGTCGCTTCTCCGGGCCGGTCGGCGCCTGGCTGCTGTCCGTCCAGGAGCGGGCCGTGCGCGAGCTGCTCGGCCCCGCGGCGGGCAGGACGCTGCTGGACGTCGGCGGCGGGCACGCGCAACTCGCCGGGCCGCTCGCGCGCGCCGGCTGGGGCGTCACCGTCCAGGGCAGCGACCTCTCGTGCGCCCGGCGACTCGCCTCCTCCGGCGGGGCCGGCGCCGTCCCCTTCGTCGCCTCCGACATCCTGGCGCTGCCGTTCGCAGACGGCGCCTTCGACTGCATCGTCAGCGTGCGGCTGCTCTCGCACCTCGAGCGCTGGCCCGCGCTCGTGGCCGAGATGTGCCGCGTCGCGCGGGAGGCCGTGGTCGTGGACTACCCGACGACCGAGAGCGTCAACCGCGTCGCGCCGGCGCTCTTCGGCGCGAAGAAGAAGCTCGAGGGCAACACGCGCACCTTCACGCTGTTCACGCACCGGCAGGTCGCGGCCGCCTTCGCGGCGAGCGGCTTCGCTCCGGCGGGCCGCACGGGACAGTTCTTCCTGCCGATGGTGCTGCACCGCGCCCTGCGCTGCCGCCCCTGCTCGGCGGCCCTCGAGGCAGCCTGCCGCGGGCTGGGGCTCACGGCGCGCTGGGGCTCGCCCGTGATCGCGCGCTTCGAACGCAGCGGCCGGGCCGGCTAG
- a CDS encoding NAD-dependent epimerase/dehydratase family protein, giving the protein MRILVTGGTGFTGKALVKRLLDDGHSVVALDYKEGLKTEELRAWGAEVVIGSVVDRDVVRRCMAGVEVVQHLAAAFRELNVPEQHYWDVNVGGTRVCLEEAKAAGVRKFIYCSTCGVHGDVKNPPTDEEHNIAPADYYQQTKYEAEPVVAEFARQGMATVILRPAAIYGPGDPERFFMIFRRVAKGTFPMFGSGRTLYHPLYIDNLVDAHVLAMAPGKGDGKVYLIADEEYVQIEDLVRRVARAMGVAVKVPHYPVWPVIVVGHIVEKACKPFGITPPIFPRRVDWYRQNRAFRIDAAKRDLGYAPKIGLDEGLRRTYLWYKAEGLLP; this is encoded by the coding sequence GTGCGCATTCTCGTCACCGGCGGCACCGGCTTCACCGGCAAGGCCCTCGTCAAGCGGCTGCTCGACGACGGCCACTCGGTGGTGGCCCTGGACTACAAGGAGGGGCTCAAGACCGAGGAGCTGCGCGCCTGGGGCGCGGAGGTCGTCATCGGCTCGGTCGTCGACCGGGACGTCGTGCGCCGCTGCATGGCGGGCGTCGAGGTCGTGCAGCACCTGGCGGCGGCCTTCCGCGAGCTCAACGTCCCGGAGCAGCACTACTGGGACGTGAACGTGGGCGGCACGCGCGTGTGCCTCGAGGAGGCGAAGGCCGCCGGCGTGCGCAAGTTCATCTACTGCAGCACCTGCGGCGTCCACGGCGACGTGAAGAACCCGCCGACCGACGAGGAGCACAACATCGCGCCGGCGGACTACTACCAGCAGACCAAGTACGAGGCCGAGCCGGTGGTCGCGGAGTTCGCGCGGCAGGGGATGGCCACGGTGATCCTGCGGCCGGCGGCGATCTACGGGCCCGGCGACCCGGAGCGCTTCTTCATGATCTTCCGCCGCGTCGCGAAGGGGACGTTTCCGATGTTCGGCAGCGGCCGGACGCTCTACCATCCGCTCTACATCGACAATCTCGTGGACGCGCACGTGCTGGCGATGGCGCCGGGGAAGGGCGACGGGAAGGTCTACCTCATCGCGGACGAGGAGTACGTCCAGATCGAGGACCTCGTGCGCCGCGTCGCCAGGGCGATGGGCGTCGCGGTGAAGGTCCCGCACTACCCGGTCTGGCCGGTGATCGTGGTCGGGCACATCGTCGAGAAGGCCTGCAAGCCCTTCGGGATCACGCCGCCGATCTTCCCGCGGCGCGTGGACTGGTACCGGCAGAACCGCGCGTTCCGGATCGACGCGGCCAAGCGCGACCTCGGCTACGCGCCGAAGATCGGGCTCGACGAGGGGCTGCGCCGCACCTATCTCTGGTACAAGGCGGAGGGATTGCTCCCCTAG